In one Corallococcus silvisoli genomic region, the following are encoded:
- a CDS encoding DoxX family protein — protein sequence MPPLDSARFTLWLPQLLCATFLAILFLQSGLDKVVDWKGNLGWLTGHFSKSPLKGVVTPMLGVITLMELAAGALSAAGAVALLVNGSPFLAYLGAVLSALSLLALFFGQRMAKEYAGAAVLVPYFGVAIASVYLLRLT from the coding sequence ATGCCGCCTCTCGACTCCGCCCGCTTCACCCTCTGGCTCCCCCAGCTGCTGTGCGCCACCTTCCTGGCCATCCTCTTCCTCCAGTCCGGTCTGGACAAGGTCGTGGACTGGAAGGGGAACCTGGGCTGGCTGACGGGCCACTTCTCCAAGTCGCCCCTGAAGGGCGTGGTGACGCCGATGCTGGGAGTCATCACGCTGATGGAGCTGGCGGCGGGGGCGCTGAGCGCCGCGGGCGCGGTGGCGCTGCTGGTGAATGGCAGCCCCTTCCTCGCCTACCTGGGCGCGGTGCTCTCCGCGCTGTCCCTGCTGGCGCTCTTCTTCGGCCAGCGCATGGCGAAGGAGTACGCGGGGGCGGCGGTGCTGGTGCCGTACTTCGGGGTGGCCATCGCGAGCGTGTATCTGCTGCGCCTGACGTAG
- a CDS encoding YqaA family protein — protein sequence MTAEPSTLSTWGLPGMFFVAMLAGSVVPVPSEAMLAALIYNGSPPVTATVVATVGNVLGAVTLYILGQWVSRGGGGAVGRWVARRREKEGPRMARVEANLRTWGAPALLMSWLPILGDAFVLAGGFVGVRPVPFVFFVTLGKGLRYAFVALSTTAAM from the coding sequence ATGACCGCCGAGCCGTCCACCCTGTCCACCTGGGGCCTCCCCGGGATGTTCTTCGTCGCGATGCTGGCGGGCTCCGTGGTGCCGGTGCCCTCCGAGGCGATGCTCGCCGCGCTCATCTACAACGGCTCGCCGCCGGTGACGGCCACCGTGGTGGCCACCGTGGGCAACGTGCTGGGCGCGGTGACGCTCTACATCCTGGGCCAGTGGGTATCCCGCGGAGGCGGCGGGGCCGTGGGCCGCTGGGTGGCGCGCAGGCGGGAGAAGGAAGGCCCCCGCATGGCGCGCGTGGAGGCGAACCTGCGCACCTGGGGCGCCCCCGCGCTGCTCATGTCGTGGCTGCCCATCCTGGGGGACGCGTTCGTGCTCGCCGGCGGCTTCGTCGGCGTGCGCCCCGTGCCGTTTGTCTTCTTCGTCACCCTGGGCAAGGGCCTGCGCTACGCCTTCGTCGCCCTGTCCACCACGGCCGCGATGTAA
- a CDS encoding pseudouridine synthase, translating to MARKQKTPRWLEAARRKGPEAPVGPRADWLARALGRAGVLPRAGAEQAIRDGRVEVDGRVEKEPFAPVGAGTRVRVDGVEHALTRRVWVLMFHKPAGPVVHGSDPEGVGTVFERLRAVLPPELQGFEWYAVGRLDRDTTGLLLFTNDERLVRHATEPRTHLPKRYVARVEGLPSEAALARLREGVLLEDGPTRPAEAVLRSPGVVVLTLTEGRHHQVKRMLAAVGHPVLALHREGVGRVALDVAEGAFRRLTDAEVTQGLGFPSGEDLPE from the coding sequence ATGGCGCGCAAGCAGAAGACGCCGCGATGGCTGGAGGCCGCGAGGCGCAAGGGCCCGGAGGCCCCGGTGGGCCCGCGCGCGGACTGGCTGGCGCGCGCGCTGGGCCGGGCCGGGGTGTTGCCGCGCGCCGGAGCGGAGCAGGCGATCCGCGATGGCCGGGTGGAGGTGGACGGCCGGGTGGAGAAGGAGCCCTTCGCGCCCGTGGGGGCGGGGACGCGGGTGCGCGTGGACGGCGTGGAGCACGCGCTGACGCGGCGGGTGTGGGTGCTGATGTTCCACAAGCCCGCGGGGCCGGTGGTGCACGGCTCGGACCCCGAGGGCGTGGGCACCGTCTTCGAGCGGCTGCGCGCGGTGCTGCCTCCGGAGCTTCAAGGGTTCGAGTGGTACGCGGTGGGCCGGTTGGACCGGGACACCACGGGGCTGCTGCTCTTCACCAACGACGAACGCCTGGTGCGGCATGCGACGGAGCCCCGGACGCACCTGCCCAAGCGGTACGTGGCGCGCGTGGAGGGGCTGCCTTCGGAGGCGGCGCTGGCGCGGCTGCGGGAAGGGGTGCTGCTGGAGGACGGCCCCACGCGTCCGGCGGAGGCGGTGCTCCGGTCGCCCGGCGTGGTGGTGCTCACGCTCACGGAGGGACGGCACCATCAGGTGAAGCGGATGCTCGCGGCGGTGGGGCACCCGGTGCTCGCGCTGCACCGGGAGGGGGTGGGGCGGGTGGCGCTGGATGTGGCGGAGGGGGCCTTCCGGAGGCTCACGGACGCGGAGGTGACGCAGGGGCTGGGGTTCCCGTCGGGCGAGGACCTGCCGGAGTAG
- a CDS encoding lamin tail domain-containing protein, translated as MKQDLFRRPSASLRAWSFTLAFAVLGACGGPAELDDGATAPELVAREDGLANVRLRLMAANLSSGNGQDYDPGHGIRIFQGTNPDVVMIQEFNYKTDSAADIRSFVDTAFGTGFSYYREGGAQIPNGIISRYPIIASGEWDDTQVSNRDFAWARIDIPGPKDLWAISVHLLTTNASVRNTEATNLVKFINANVPAGDYLVIGGDFNTSSRSEAALSTFSQVVNTASPYPADRNGNTNTNAGRSSPYDHVLVDSDLRPYQTSVVIGSSTFASGLVVDTRVYSPISEISPAVAGDSGATGMQHMGVIKDFLIPGDAVSSSVTVLSPNGGESWVGGSAHTITWTASGISNVKVEYSLNGSSWTTVTSSTSASAGSVAWTVPGSASTNAWVRVSDASDASVSDLNNGAFTITTGGGSGGTGTLFINEVLLNEPGSDVSGEFVELVNSGTAAVDVSGWTVSDSTNVRHTFASGTTVAAGKAVVVFGGASGIPAGTVGAVAASTGTLGLSNSGDTVTVKNSAGTTVDSVVFASSLASTDGVSANRSPDVSATGSFVLHTSLASTGSSPGKRANGTAF; from the coding sequence CTGAAACAAGACCTCTTCCGGCGGCCCTCCGCCTCCCTGCGGGCGTGGTCCTTCACGCTGGCGTTCGCGGTGCTGGGCGCCTGCGGGGGGCCGGCGGAGCTGGACGACGGCGCGACGGCGCCCGAGCTCGTCGCTCGCGAGGATGGGCTGGCCAACGTGCGGCTGCGCCTGATGGCGGCGAACCTGAGCAGCGGCAACGGGCAGGACTATGACCCCGGGCACGGCATCCGCATCTTCCAGGGCACCAACCCGGACGTCGTGATGATCCAGGAGTTCAACTACAAGACGGACTCCGCGGCGGACATCCGCAGCTTCGTGGACACGGCCTTCGGCACGGGCTTCTCGTACTACCGTGAGGGGGGCGCGCAGATCCCCAACGGCATCATCAGCCGCTACCCCATCATCGCGTCCGGTGAGTGGGACGACACGCAGGTGTCCAACCGGGACTTCGCGTGGGCGCGCATCGACATCCCGGGGCCCAAGGACCTGTGGGCCATCAGCGTGCACCTGCTGACGACCAACGCCAGCGTCCGCAACACGGAGGCCACCAACCTGGTGAAGTTCATCAACGCCAACGTGCCGGCGGGGGACTACCTGGTCATTGGCGGTGACTTCAACACCAGCAGCCGCAGCGAGGCGGCGCTGAGCACCTTCTCCCAGGTGGTGAACACGGCGTCGCCGTACCCGGCGGACCGCAACGGCAACACCAACACCAACGCGGGCCGCAGCTCGCCGTACGACCACGTGCTGGTGGACAGCGACCTGCGCCCCTACCAGACGTCCGTCGTCATCGGCTCCAGCACCTTCGCCAGCGGGCTGGTGGTGGACACGCGCGTGTACTCGCCCATCTCGGAGATTTCGCCGGCGGTGGCGGGTGACAGCGGCGCGACCGGCATGCAGCACATGGGCGTCATCAAGGACTTCCTCATCCCGGGGGACGCCGTCTCCAGCTCCGTGACGGTGCTGTCGCCCAATGGCGGTGAGAGCTGGGTGGGCGGCTCGGCGCACACCATCACCTGGACGGCGTCCGGCATCTCCAACGTGAAGGTGGAGTACTCGCTGAACGGCTCCTCTTGGACGACGGTGACGTCCAGCACGAGCGCGTCCGCGGGCAGCGTGGCGTGGACGGTTCCTGGCAGCGCCAGCACCAACGCCTGGGTGCGGGTGAGCGACGCGAGCGATGCCTCCGTCAGTGACCTGAACAACGGGGCCTTCACCATCACCACGGGGGGCGGCTCGGGCGGTACGGGCACCCTGTTCATCAACGAGGTGCTGCTGAACGAGCCGGGCTCGGACGTGAGCGGCGAGTTCGTGGAGCTGGTCAACAGCGGCACCGCGGCGGTGGACGTGAGCGGCTGGACGGTGTCCGACAGCACGAACGTGCGGCACACCTTCGCCAGCGGCACCACGGTGGCCGCGGGCAAGGCGGTGGTGGTGTTCGGGGGCGCGTCCGGCATCCCGGCGGGCACGGTGGGCGCGGTGGCCGCGTCCACGGGGACGCTGGGCCTGTCCAACAGCGGGGACACCGTCACGGTGAAGAACAGCGCGGGCACCACGGTGGACTCGGTGGTGTTCGCGTCGTCGCTCGCGAGCACGGACGGCGTGTCCGCCAACCGCAGCCCGGACGTGAGCGCCACGGGCAGCTTCGTGCTGCACACGTCGCTGGCCAGCACGGGCAGCTCGCCCGGCAAGCGCGCCAACGGCACCGCGTTCTAG
- a CDS encoding S28 family serine protease: MVRVSRLPRLVLLLPLLTLLGTVACGDDEPTTPTPDSGSHTVDAGTDAGIDAGHDAGPGAETDAGADAGPELDGGIDAGAETDAGTEADAGTDAGTVTDAGTEADAGTDGGVACTPSGWVDEPADLGVITNRSLDILVRLRAIPGLAVQENPNGVNVPTGYRLFVMKYNQPADHAHPECQRFEQRVTLMHTSDAKPMVLYTGGYNVSVGTGRSEPAQLLAGNQIALEHRFFPPSIPTPADWSHLTIRQSADDFHRITQALKPIYTGKWVSTGGSKGGETVVFFRRFYPDDVDATVAYVAPIARRDDERFPAFQDTVGGAAQAACRERLWAFQREVLSRRERMLALVDDYARTEGLTYTQLGRELVLEHAAIETYFAFWQYDAPSRCTQNIPDATATDQELFDAMDYEVGMGSFADSGIAPYAAYYYQSALELGWPQPYEAHLGALIHFPGTDTGDVYSPPGIPFVFRPQAMPDIQDWVSTQGNRLMFIYGSLDPWTAAAYSLGSAQDSYYYTVQGGNHGARISLLPTQQQAEAKATLNRWMGVAPLKRAPKVSLEDEPPLFAPRLPPRLREGSQP; the protein is encoded by the coding sequence ATGGTGCGTGTTTCTCGCTTGCCCCGGCTGGTGTTGTTGCTTCCCCTGTTGACGCTGCTCGGCACGGTGGCCTGTGGCGACGATGAGCCGACCACCCCCACCCCCGACAGCGGCTCCCACACCGTGGACGCGGGCACGGATGCCGGCATCGACGCGGGTCATGACGCAGGCCCTGGCGCGGAGACGGACGCGGGCGCCGACGCGGGCCCGGAGCTGGACGGCGGCATCGACGCGGGCGCGGAGACGGACGCGGGCACGGAGGCGGACGCCGGCACCGACGCGGGCACGGTGACGGACGCGGGAACGGAGGCGGACGCGGGCACCGACGGTGGTGTGGCGTGCACCCCGAGCGGCTGGGTGGATGAGCCGGCGGACCTGGGCGTCATCACCAACCGGTCGCTCGACATCCTGGTCCGGCTTCGCGCCATCCCGGGCCTCGCCGTGCAGGAGAACCCCAACGGCGTGAACGTGCCCACGGGCTACCGCCTCTTCGTCATGAAGTACAACCAGCCCGCGGACCACGCGCACCCGGAATGCCAGCGCTTCGAACAGCGCGTGACGCTGATGCACACGTCGGACGCGAAGCCGATGGTGCTCTACACGGGTGGCTACAATGTCTCGGTGGGGACCGGCCGCTCGGAGCCCGCACAGCTGCTGGCAGGCAACCAGATCGCCCTGGAGCACCGCTTCTTCCCGCCCAGCATCCCGACCCCCGCGGACTGGAGCCACCTCACCATCCGCCAGTCCGCGGATGACTTCCACCGCATCACCCAGGCGCTCAAGCCCATCTACACCGGCAAGTGGGTGTCCACCGGCGGCAGCAAGGGCGGTGAGACGGTGGTGTTCTTCCGCCGCTTCTACCCGGATGACGTGGACGCCACGGTGGCGTACGTGGCGCCCATCGCCCGCCGCGATGACGAGCGCTTCCCGGCCTTCCAGGACACCGTGGGCGGAGCCGCGCAGGCCGCCTGCCGCGAGCGGCTGTGGGCCTTCCAGCGCGAGGTGCTCTCGCGGCGGGAGCGGATGCTCGCCCTCGTGGACGACTACGCCCGCACGGAGGGGCTGACGTACACGCAGCTGGGCCGGGAGCTGGTGCTGGAGCACGCCGCCATCGAGACGTACTTCGCCTTCTGGCAGTACGACGCCCCCTCGCGCTGCACCCAGAACATCCCCGACGCCACCGCCACGGATCAGGAGCTGTTCGACGCGATGGACTACGAGGTGGGCATGGGCTCCTTCGCGGACTCGGGCATCGCGCCCTACGCGGCCTACTACTACCAGTCCGCCCTGGAGCTGGGCTGGCCCCAGCCCTACGAGGCGCACCTGGGCGCGCTCATCCACTTCCCGGGCACGGACACCGGCGACGTGTACTCGCCGCCCGGCATCCCGTTCGTCTTCCGTCCCCAGGCCATGCCGGACATCCAGGACTGGGTGTCCACCCAGGGCAACCGCCTGATGTTCATCTACGGCAGCCTGGATCCCTGGACGGCGGCGGCCTACTCGCTGGGGAGCGCGCAGGACTCCTACTACTACACCGTGCAGGGCGGGAATCACGGCGCGCGCATCAGCCTGCTCCCCACGCAGCAGCAGGCGGAGGCGAAGGCCACCCTCAACCGCTGGATGGGCGTCGCCCCGCTCAAGCGCGCCCCCAAGGTGTCGCTCGAGGACGAGCCGCCCCTCTTCGCGCCGCGCCTGCCGCCCCGGCTGCGCGAGGGCTCGCAGCCGTAG
- a CDS encoding AI-2E family transporter, giving the protein MASDQVARRVFVGLILLSILLLCLVIRPFAEALFLAAVLAGAFHGLYTRLKRRVRGHGSVSAGVIVTGVLLALLLPLGGLTAFVVAEVSAGARFVTQTVQESGVEGLVGKLPDGLQAPVSKLLQRLPLEQAQLDQKLQEQVTSQGGTAAKAVTGAVAATGTLILQTTLMLIALYFFLTDGARLVQWLESVSPLRRGQTQELLREFKNTSVSVLVSTVATAGVQAAAALIGFLIVGVPAAVFFTGLTFFFALVPAVGAAVVVLFTAGLMFLSGHPWAALFLAIWGVVVVGLVDNIVKPLLARKGMNLHGAIIFFALLGGLAAFGAVGLLLGPLIVAFFLSVVRIYERDYGRPNGRVGDPSTPGGPPVEPGGHRAVLTSESGAPLADVDVPPEH; this is encoded by the coding sequence ATGGCTTCCGATCAGGTTGCGCGACGCGTCTTCGTCGGCCTCATCCTGCTGTCCATCCTCCTGCTGTGCCTGGTCATCCGGCCGTTCGCGGAGGCGCTCTTCCTGGCGGCCGTGCTGGCGGGCGCCTTCCATGGCCTCTACACCCGGCTCAAGCGGCGGGTGCGCGGCCACGGCTCCGTGTCCGCGGGCGTCATCGTCACCGGCGTCCTGCTGGCGCTGCTGCTGCCCCTGGGCGGCCTCACCGCGTTCGTCGTCGCCGAGGTGTCCGCGGGCGCCCGGTTCGTGACGCAGACCGTGCAGGAGAGCGGCGTGGAGGGGCTGGTGGGCAAGCTCCCCGACGGCCTCCAGGCCCCGGTGAGCAAGCTGCTCCAACGGCTGCCGCTGGAGCAGGCCCAGCTGGACCAGAAGCTCCAGGAGCAGGTCACGAGCCAGGGCGGCACGGCGGCCAAGGCCGTGACGGGAGCGGTGGCGGCCACGGGCACGCTCATCCTCCAGACGACGCTGATGCTCATCGCCCTCTACTTCTTCCTCACCGACGGCGCGCGGCTGGTGCAATGGCTGGAGAGCGTGTCACCGCTGCGGCGCGGACAGACGCAGGAGCTGCTGCGCGAGTTCAAGAACACGTCCGTGTCGGTGCTCGTCTCCACCGTGGCCACCGCGGGGGTCCAGGCCGCGGCGGCGCTCATCGGCTTCCTCATCGTGGGCGTGCCCGCGGCCGTGTTCTTCACGGGCCTCACGTTCTTCTTCGCCCTCGTCCCCGCCGTGGGCGCCGCGGTGGTGGTGCTGTTCACCGCGGGCCTGATGTTCCTCAGCGGCCACCCCTGGGCCGCGCTCTTCCTGGCCATCTGGGGCGTCGTCGTGGTGGGGCTCGTGGACAACATCGTGAAGCCGTTGCTGGCCCGCAAGGGCATGAACCTGCACGGCGCCATCATCTTCTTCGCCTTGCTGGGCGGCCTGGCGGCGTTCGGCGCCGTGGGCCTGCTGCTGGGCCCGCTCATCGTCGCCTTCTTCCTCTCCGTGGTCCGCATCTACGAGCGCGACTACGGCCGGCCCAACGGCCGGGTGGGCGACCCGTCCACGCCGGGCGGGCCGCCGGTGGAGCCCGGCGGCCATCGCGCCGTGCTCACCTCGGAGTCCGGAGCGCCCCTGGCCGACGTGGACGTGCCGCCCGAGCATTGA
- a CDS encoding dipeptidyl-peptidase 3 family protein, with product MKPLLLAAVLAAAPSTPPDAGLAQTAQPTLTVPGGRFLRARSGNTAVAQMFAPGVAELSLAEKRVAWSLTLAAHAGEDIAYDQLGWKLVPAKQLLEGVWLFGRDAQSAASGFDAKLADYLLRFYGHGGNHDSTTGQKFVPAFTAEQLAAGASRALAAGAPWTVKDEAGLQAWLQELKPTLFDAAFEPQLTSKAPPPGQDLLTASSNTAYGPGVTEKDLVGFREKYPLNSRVVKQNGKLVEQVFRAGTPDGKVKPGLYAKELSRVIAHLQEAMKSAEPAQKVALGKLVRYFQTGSPQDWDAYNIAWLKVDPKVDANLGFIETYVDPRGHKGQWEALVNYRDAKENQIMELMGRKAQYFEDRLPWPEKYRRKKVAPPVAKAINLITSNPEPPAGINLPNEQHIREKYGSKSVMITNVMDAASAVTRLPLALEFSRTAEDREQAQKYSVTARKWLVAFHEVLGHASGQVDPKLKGQSPSVFLKEYDNTLEEARADLVALWHAFDPALAELSPDHEAIARQMYRDFLVEGLTNLRRVETGNAFEEDHQRGHQMTVTFLEEQGAVKPVVENGRTYLTVPDFAKMREAVGALLSRLMVIKATGDYEGIRALVQEKGIHFDPKLRDEVARRVKAVDVPTVLLLNSPRVVPVLDAKGDMVDLKEDTTQAFVDQHLERSLLGRLSPAEARRVAAKVAASPEGVRDAFRELGPEAAPAPAKGTAPRKSAP from the coding sequence ATGAAGCCCCTGCTGCTGGCCGCCGTCCTCGCCGCCGCGCCCTCCACCCCACCCGATGCAGGACTCGCCCAGACCGCGCAGCCCACCCTCACGGTCCCTGGCGGAAGGTTCCTCCGGGCCCGCTCCGGAAACACCGCCGTCGCCCAGATGTTCGCGCCGGGCGTCGCGGAGCTGTCGCTCGCGGAGAAGCGCGTGGCGTGGTCCCTCACGCTCGCGGCGCACGCGGGGGAGGACATCGCGTATGACCAGCTGGGTTGGAAGCTGGTGCCGGCCAAGCAGCTGCTGGAGGGCGTCTGGCTGTTCGGCCGGGATGCGCAGAGCGCCGCGTCCGGCTTCGACGCGAAGCTGGCGGACTACCTGCTGCGCTTCTACGGGCACGGCGGCAACCACGACAGCACCACCGGCCAGAAGTTCGTCCCGGCCTTCACCGCCGAGCAGCTTGCCGCGGGCGCCTCCCGCGCCCTCGCGGCCGGCGCGCCCTGGACGGTGAAGGACGAGGCGGGGCTCCAGGCCTGGCTCCAGGAGCTGAAGCCCACCCTCTTCGACGCGGCCTTCGAGCCGCAGCTCACCTCCAAGGCCCCGCCGCCGGGCCAGGACCTGCTCACCGCCTCCTCCAACACCGCCTATGGCCCCGGCGTGACGGAGAAGGACCTGGTGGGCTTCCGGGAGAAGTACCCGCTCAACTCGCGCGTGGTGAAGCAGAACGGCAAGCTGGTGGAGCAGGTGTTCCGCGCGGGCACGCCGGACGGCAAGGTCAAGCCGGGCCTGTACGCGAAGGAGCTCTCGCGCGTCATCGCCCACCTCCAGGAGGCGATGAAGTCCGCGGAGCCCGCGCAGAAGGTCGCGCTGGGCAAGCTCGTGCGCTACTTCCAGACGGGCAGCCCGCAGGACTGGGACGCCTACAACATCGCGTGGCTCAAGGTGGACCCCAAGGTGGACGCCAACCTGGGCTTCATCGAGACGTACGTCGACCCCCGCGGCCACAAGGGGCAGTGGGAGGCGCTCGTCAACTACCGCGACGCGAAGGAGAACCAGATCATGGAGCTCATGGGCCGCAAGGCCCAGTACTTCGAGGACCGGCTGCCCTGGCCCGAGAAGTACCGCCGCAAGAAGGTCGCGCCGCCCGTCGCCAAGGCCATCAACCTCATCACGTCCAACCCGGAGCCGCCCGCGGGCATCAACCTGCCCAACGAGCAGCACATCCGGGAGAAGTACGGCAGCAAGAGCGTGATGATCACCAACGTCATGGACGCGGCCTCCGCCGTGACGCGGCTGCCCCTGGCGCTGGAGTTCTCCCGCACGGCCGAGGACCGCGAGCAGGCGCAGAAGTACTCCGTCACCGCGCGCAAGTGGCTGGTGGCCTTCCATGAGGTGCTGGGCCATGCCTCCGGGCAGGTGGACCCCAAGCTCAAGGGCCAGTCCCCGTCCGTCTTCCTCAAGGAGTACGACAACACGCTGGAGGAGGCGCGGGCGGACCTGGTGGCGCTGTGGCACGCCTTCGACCCGGCGCTCGCGGAGCTGTCGCCGGACCACGAGGCCATCGCGCGGCAGATGTACCGGGACTTCCTGGTGGAGGGGCTCACCAACCTGCGCCGCGTGGAGACGGGCAACGCCTTCGAGGAGGACCACCAGCGCGGCCACCAGATGACGGTGACGTTCCTGGAGGAGCAGGGCGCGGTGAAGCCGGTGGTGGAGAACGGCCGCACGTACCTGACGGTGCCGGACTTCGCGAAGATGCGCGAGGCGGTGGGCGCGCTGCTGTCCCGCCTGATGGTCATCAAGGCCACCGGTGACTACGAGGGCATCCGCGCGCTGGTCCAGGAGAAGGGCATCCACTTCGACCCGAAGCTGCGCGACGAGGTCGCCCGCCGCGTGAAGGCCGTGGATGTGCCCACCGTGCTGCTGCTCAACTCTCCGCGCGTGGTGCCGGTGCTGGACGCGAAGGGCGACATGGTGGACCTGAAGGAGGACACCACCCAGGCCTTCGTGGATCAGCACCTGGAGCGCAGCCTGCTGGGACGGCTGTCGCCCGCGGAGGCCCGCCGCGTCGCCGCGAAGGTGGCGGCCTCTCCGGAGGGGGTGCGCGACGCGTTCCGGGAGCTGGGCCCGGAAGCCGCTCCGGCGCCCGCGAAGGGGACCGCGCCGAGGAAGTCCGCGCCCTGA
- a CDS encoding threonine/serine exporter family protein — MCAPAVSTRPSESAEAPPELLAALAPPPPGPAVAFVLRLGHALHRHGTPAHRLEGLMQRVSERLGLEARFFSTPTSIFASFGPPEDLRTSLIRVEPGDMDLERLILLDMLADDVIQGRLTPSQGATRVEAILAQPQRYGPVLQLFCWMLAGGSAALLFGGGWKEMLVAGVSSLAIGLVDLVTRKQPTTARVLEPVAAVLSAAFAGLAAHFFGPLHGEVATLAGLIVLLPGLTLTIAVNEVATRNLISGTSRLTHAALVFLQLGFGAALGSRVATVLPPVPAGPLPSVISTELAVAALIVAGFAIAVLFRARPRDWGWIALAGAAAFGGARLGTLLLGPQLGAFAGALLLGIGSNALARLRNRPSVTTVVPGLILLVPGSVGFRSLASLLERDVVAGVDTAFSMLLVAVALAAGLLSANAIMPPRKVL; from the coding sequence ATGTGCGCGCCCGCCGTGTCCACGCGTCCCTCCGAATCCGCCGAAGCCCCGCCTGAACTCCTCGCCGCGCTCGCGCCGCCGCCTCCTGGCCCCGCGGTGGCCTTCGTGCTGCGCCTGGGCCATGCCCTGCACCGCCACGGCACGCCCGCCCACCGCCTGGAAGGGCTGATGCAGCGGGTGAGCGAGCGGCTGGGCCTGGAGGCCCGCTTCTTCTCCACGCCCACCTCCATCTTCGCCTCCTTCGGCCCCCCCGAGGACCTGCGCACCAGCCTCATCCGCGTGGAGCCCGGCGACATGGACCTGGAGCGCCTCATCCTCCTGGACATGCTCGCGGACGACGTCATCCAGGGGCGGCTCACGCCGTCGCAGGGCGCCACCCGCGTGGAGGCCATCCTCGCCCAGCCCCAGCGCTACGGCCCCGTCCTTCAGCTGTTCTGCTGGATGCTGGCGGGCGGCTCCGCGGCCCTGCTGTTCGGCGGGGGTTGGAAGGAGATGCTCGTCGCGGGCGTCAGCAGCCTGGCCATTGGCCTGGTGGACCTGGTGACGCGCAAGCAGCCCACCACCGCGCGGGTGCTGGAGCCCGTGGCGGCCGTGCTGTCCGCCGCGTTCGCGGGCCTCGCCGCCCACTTCTTCGGCCCCCTGCACGGGGAGGTCGCCACGCTCGCGGGCCTCATCGTCCTGCTGCCCGGCCTCACGCTCACCATCGCCGTCAACGAGGTGGCCACGCGCAACCTCATCTCCGGCACGTCGCGCCTCACCCACGCCGCGCTGGTGTTCCTCCAGCTGGGCTTTGGCGCGGCGCTGGGCAGCCGCGTCGCCACGGTGCTGCCGCCGGTTCCCGCGGGCCCCCTGCCCTCGGTGATTTCGACGGAGCTCGCCGTCGCCGCGCTCATCGTCGCGGGCTTCGCCATCGCGGTGCTCTTCCGCGCCCGGCCGCGCGACTGGGGATGGATTGCCCTGGCCGGCGCCGCCGCGTTCGGGGGCGCCCGCCTGGGGACGTTGCTGCTGGGGCCGCAGCTGGGCGCCTTCGCGGGCGCGCTGCTGCTGGGCATTGGCAGCAACGCGCTGGCGCGGCTTCGCAACCGGCCGTCCGTCACCACCGTCGTCCCCGGGCTGATATTGCTCGTCCCCGGCAGCGTCGGCTTCCGCAGCCTCGCGTCGCTGCTGGAGCGCGACGTGGTGGCCGGCGTGGACACGGCCTTCTCCATGCTGCTCGTCGCGGTGGCGCTGGCGGCGGGCCTGCTGTCCGCCAACGCCATCATGCCCCCGCGCAAGGTGCTCTGA